A genomic window from Centroberyx gerrardi isolate f3 chromosome 14, fCenGer3.hap1.cur.20231027, whole genome shotgun sequence includes:
- the LOC139908043 gene encoding specifically androgen-regulated gene protein isoform X2, whose product MPKSDTWPGGVAMESLSNMDSAGSCDSVISMNSGFSDDSLEHLSAEERACLMYLEETIEALEVQEDSGLSNDDDSAKTAHLSSATDVSSLKHDESGRDQKSFLTCGVPTPLLLANGVASLSLKVPAGTTEPETPELPTEPATKSLPIDHNAEHHALNQASEPQTTPAPALSTNMKDLEMSTDLKTQPEAPVTESVPDSTIPPSATQTEMYSATDGDNNPKSVPTNTRLNPGHSTEASEIDLGLIPPPSDFMDEPGLHPKPEEEKEPPLSALTCIDVEELRKRASVKKTPVGSPVTPEPPSKLQIEVPVNPSTPATPSDTLPNPLPEAAEPRSPPAVAPKPKKLPSNIILKSHKASVAGSDGNSGHSVSSTNDRLILDPQRVRMEALRKLGLLRSDEADSGPVLSPKLSPNSRRSWAAPASPISPAAPHTPTTPSTPSPAPVSSPAPASVPVPSSTPATMPPPVTSIAAVQAPDILPAPAAFSDTIEHLPARAEPSPPLTPPVMAKQLAPPKQLTPPRVIGVKSATLERSGMGLSSYMASQEFGDAGQGGSAEHSPSQLRNTRPRPASLGSGKEFSSVQGEGSDTRKSLPAPTVSQHAGDSQKLPRSHGISVLICPRAKNGEDRREALKKLGLLRD is encoded by the exons ATGCCGAAGAGTGACACGTGGCCAGGCGGCGTTGCCATGGAATCCTTGAGCAATATGGACAGTGCTGGGAGCTGTGACAGTGTAATCAGCATGAACTCTGGCTTT AGTGACGACAGTCTGGAACACCTATCTGCAGAAGAGAGGGCGTGTCTTATGTATCTGGAGGAAACAATTGAGGCTCTGGAGGTGCAGGAGGACAGCGGCTTGTCCAATGATGATGATTCAGCCAAAACGGCCCACCTCTCCTCTGCCACGG ATGTTTCCAGTTTGAAACATGATGAGTCCGGAAGAGACCAGAAGTCGTTTCTCACTTGTGGAGTGCCCACACCACTTCTCCTGGCCAACGGCGTGGctagtctctctctcaaagTACCAGCGGGCACAACTGAACCTGAAACACCTGAGCTGCCAACGGAGCCTGCCACCAAATCATTACCCATCGATCACAACGCTGAGCACCACGCTCTAAATCAAGCCTCTGAACCACAGACCACTCCTGCTCCTGCACTGTCCACCAACATGAAGGATCTGGAAATGTCTACAGACCTCAAGACTCAACCTGAAGCGCCAGTTACTGAATCAGTCCCCGATTCTACAATCCCCCCATCAGCTACTCAGACTGAGATGTATTCAGCCACTGATGGTGATAACAATCCTAAGAGTGTCCCTACAAATACCAGGCTTAACCCAGGTCACTCCACTGAGGCCTCTGAGATAGACCTGGGTCTGATCCCTCCTCCCTCAGACTTCATGGATGAGCCGGGGCTTCATCCAAagccagaggaggagaaagagccTCCTCTATCTGCATTGACATGTATTGATGTGGAGGAGCTACGCAAGAGAGCCTCTGTGAAGAAAACTCCAGTAGGCTCCCCTGTAACCCCAGAGCCTCCCTCCAAGCTCCAAATTGAAGTGCCTGTCAATCCCAGTACACCAGCGACCCCTTCTGACACCCTGCCCAACCCTCTTCCTGAGGCCGCCGAGCCCAGAAGTCCACCCGCTGTGGCCCCCAAACCTAAGAAACTTCCTTCCAACATCATCCTGAAGTCCCACAAGGCCTCAGTAGCGGGCTCTGATGGTAACTCGGGACACTCTGTCTCCTCTACCAATGACAGGTTGATACTGGACCCCCAGAGGGTTCGCATGGAAGCCCTCCGAAAGCTCGGCCTGCTGAGAAGTGATGAGGCAGATTCAGGCCCCGTCCTGAGCCCTAAACTCTCACCCAACTCCAGGAGGTCATGGGCAGCCCCCGCCTCTCCCATCAGCCCAGCAGCTCCCCATACCCCTACAACACCCTCAACACCATCTCCTGCCCCTGTGAGTAGCCCAGCTCCCGCCTCTGTCCCCGTCCCTTCCTCGACTCCAGCCACCATGCCACCACCAGTGACTTCCATAGCTGCAGTCCAGGCTCCTGATATCCTCCCAGCCCCCGCTGCTTTTAGCGACACCATCGAACATCTGCCAGCACGTGCTGAACCGTCCCCTCCCCTTACCCCTCCTGTCATGGCCAAACAGTTAGCTCCACCCAAACAGTTAACCCCACCCAGGGTCATAGGTGTCAAATCGGCCACCCTGGAGCGCTCTGGCATGGGTCTAAGCAGCTATATGGCTAGCCAGGAATTCGGTGATGCTGGCCAGGGCGGCAGCGCCGAGCATAGCCCCAGTCAGCTGCGTAACACTCGGCCACGCCCCGCCTCCCTGGGCAGCGGGAAAGAGTTTTCAAGTGTTCAGGGAGAGGGTTCAGACACGAGGAAGTCCCTGCCTGCCCCCACCGTCTCCCAGCACGCCGGGGACTCCCAGAAGCTGCCTCGGTCTCACGGCATCAGTGTGTTGATCTGCCCTCGTGCAAAAAACGGAGAGGACCGCCGCGAGGCTCTGAAGAAGCTGGGGCTGCTGAGGGACTGA
- the LOC139908043 gene encoding specifically androgen-regulated gene protein isoform X1: MPKSDTWPGGVAMESLSNMDSAGSCDSVISMNSGFSDDSLEHLSAEERACLMYLEETIEALEVQEDSGLSNDDDSAKTAHLSSATGQMRLDDVSSLKHDESGRDQKSFLTCGVPTPLLLANGVASLSLKVPAGTTEPETPELPTEPATKSLPIDHNAEHHALNQASEPQTTPAPALSTNMKDLEMSTDLKTQPEAPVTESVPDSTIPPSATQTEMYSATDGDNNPKSVPTNTRLNPGHSTEASEIDLGLIPPPSDFMDEPGLHPKPEEEKEPPLSALTCIDVEELRKRASVKKTPVGSPVTPEPPSKLQIEVPVNPSTPATPSDTLPNPLPEAAEPRSPPAVAPKPKKLPSNIILKSHKASVAGSDGNSGHSVSSTNDRLILDPQRVRMEALRKLGLLRSDEADSGPVLSPKLSPNSRRSWAAPASPISPAAPHTPTTPSTPSPAPVSSPAPASVPVPSSTPATMPPPVTSIAAVQAPDILPAPAAFSDTIEHLPARAEPSPPLTPPVMAKQLAPPKQLTPPRVIGVKSATLERSGMGLSSYMASQEFGDAGQGGSAEHSPSQLRNTRPRPASLGSGKEFSSVQGEGSDTRKSLPAPTVSQHAGDSQKLPRSHGISVLICPRAKNGEDRREALKKLGLLRD; encoded by the exons ATGCCGAAGAGTGACACGTGGCCAGGCGGCGTTGCCATGGAATCCTTGAGCAATATGGACAGTGCTGGGAGCTGTGACAGTGTAATCAGCATGAACTCTGGCTTT AGTGACGACAGTCTGGAACACCTATCTGCAGAAGAGAGGGCGTGTCTTATGTATCTGGAGGAAACAATTGAGGCTCTGGAGGTGCAGGAGGACAGCGGCTTGTCCAATGATGATGATTCAGCCAAAACGGCCCACCTCTCCTCTGCCACGGGTCAGATGAGATTGGATG ATGTTTCCAGTTTGAAACATGATGAGTCCGGAAGAGACCAGAAGTCGTTTCTCACTTGTGGAGTGCCCACACCACTTCTCCTGGCCAACGGCGTGGctagtctctctctcaaagTACCAGCGGGCACAACTGAACCTGAAACACCTGAGCTGCCAACGGAGCCTGCCACCAAATCATTACCCATCGATCACAACGCTGAGCACCACGCTCTAAATCAAGCCTCTGAACCACAGACCACTCCTGCTCCTGCACTGTCCACCAACATGAAGGATCTGGAAATGTCTACAGACCTCAAGACTCAACCTGAAGCGCCAGTTACTGAATCAGTCCCCGATTCTACAATCCCCCCATCAGCTACTCAGACTGAGATGTATTCAGCCACTGATGGTGATAACAATCCTAAGAGTGTCCCTACAAATACCAGGCTTAACCCAGGTCACTCCACTGAGGCCTCTGAGATAGACCTGGGTCTGATCCCTCCTCCCTCAGACTTCATGGATGAGCCGGGGCTTCATCCAAagccagaggaggagaaagagccTCCTCTATCTGCATTGACATGTATTGATGTGGAGGAGCTACGCAAGAGAGCCTCTGTGAAGAAAACTCCAGTAGGCTCCCCTGTAACCCCAGAGCCTCCCTCCAAGCTCCAAATTGAAGTGCCTGTCAATCCCAGTACACCAGCGACCCCTTCTGACACCCTGCCCAACCCTCTTCCTGAGGCCGCCGAGCCCAGAAGTCCACCCGCTGTGGCCCCCAAACCTAAGAAACTTCCTTCCAACATCATCCTGAAGTCCCACAAGGCCTCAGTAGCGGGCTCTGATGGTAACTCGGGACACTCTGTCTCCTCTACCAATGACAGGTTGATACTGGACCCCCAGAGGGTTCGCATGGAAGCCCTCCGAAAGCTCGGCCTGCTGAGAAGTGATGAGGCAGATTCAGGCCCCGTCCTGAGCCCTAAACTCTCACCCAACTCCAGGAGGTCATGGGCAGCCCCCGCCTCTCCCATCAGCCCAGCAGCTCCCCATACCCCTACAACACCCTCAACACCATCTCCTGCCCCTGTGAGTAGCCCAGCTCCCGCCTCTGTCCCCGTCCCTTCCTCGACTCCAGCCACCATGCCACCACCAGTGACTTCCATAGCTGCAGTCCAGGCTCCTGATATCCTCCCAGCCCCCGCTGCTTTTAGCGACACCATCGAACATCTGCCAGCACGTGCTGAACCGTCCCCTCCCCTTACCCCTCCTGTCATGGCCAAACAGTTAGCTCCACCCAAACAGTTAACCCCACCCAGGGTCATAGGTGTCAAATCGGCCACCCTGGAGCGCTCTGGCATGGGTCTAAGCAGCTATATGGCTAGCCAGGAATTCGGTGATGCTGGCCAGGGCGGCAGCGCCGAGCATAGCCCCAGTCAGCTGCGTAACACTCGGCCACGCCCCGCCTCCCTGGGCAGCGGGAAAGAGTTTTCAAGTGTTCAGGGAGAGGGTTCAGACACGAGGAAGTCCCTGCCTGCCCCCACCGTCTCCCAGCACGCCGGGGACTCCCAGAAGCTGCCTCGGTCTCACGGCATCAGTGTGTTGATCTGCCCTCGTGCAAAAAACGGAGAGGACCGCCGCGAGGCTCTGAAGAAGCTGGGGCTGCTGAGGGACTGA